The stretch of DNA GCTACAGGTCAAAAGCAGTTACAACAACGTCAACTTCTGCGAGATTGTTGGCTACTTCACCTGCTGCTTCATCGAGGGAGCAGATCTCGCCGTACTGGCCCTGGCCCTACAGACAGGCGTGGTCGTGTACAAAAAGGACACAGGCGCCATGGGAGGTCTGTACAAATGGCGAAAGTACGTCTACGCCACTGTCGTGTGTGTGCCGATTCTGCTCGCATCACTGGCATTCATCGACCGAGGCAGAACAGCCTATGTGCCCATGGTCACCTGGTGCTATCTCCCGGCCAAGCCCTACTGGTACCGCCTGGTGCTCTCGTGGGTCCCGCGGTACTGcattctcatcatcattaTCGCCATCTACGTGTCCATCTACATCCACGTCAAGCGTGAGTACGATACGGCCATCCGCAACTTCCAGGCGTCGCAGAGCTACATTCAAAAAACCGAAGACACCAGTGTTTCTGCAAAGTTCAAGCGGTTCGGTAAGAAGTGCGTTTCTGCCATCTCATATCTGCCCGGTCTGGGCTTTCTGGACACTCAAAAGTTCGACACGGACGAGCTGATCCAACAGCAGCTAGTCGGAGGCCAGACTCAGCTTTCCCCCCAGGAGTTTGCCATCCAGGAGTTCCAGATGGACCAGTTGCGGCAGTTCAAGGATCGACGAACCGCCATCGAGCGACAGGTGCGAACCATCTTCGTCTATCCCGTGGCGTACGTCTTTCTGTGGATTGCGCCATTCGCTCTGCAGGCCCTGCAGTTCCACTACGTGTTCCACCACGGCACCGTCTACTGGATTGCGGCCGTGGCATCGTTCATGCAGCCCTTCAATCTCACGGTCGACACGGTGGCCTTCTGCATTCAGGAAAAGCCGTGGCGTAACTCTGAGGAGCGGGTCTTCACCAAGCGAAACGCCTACCGAATCAAGCGGTGGCTATGCATGTGCAATCCCTTCATCACGACGCCCGGCAAGCTGGCGCCCCGAAGTGTGGTTGGCGCCGGGGTGGTCACGGTGGACGAGGCTGTGTCTCGTGACGAGCATACCGGCACTCCTTCCGAGGTGACGGCCTCCAGCACGTCGACCACCCCCCACACTGGCCACCAGCGACACAAGACATCGTTCGAATCGTTTGACGACAAGAATGGCATTTCCACCGCCGACAAGACGGCCGACACTCTGACTGAGACGGATGTCGAGAAGCAACAGAACAATCCGTTTGAAATGACACATACCAGGGTGGAGAGTGATGGAGATAGTGAAGGAGAGATGGATCTGATGGAGTTTCTACGGTAACGAGAGTGTAACTCGAGTTGACGTGGTAGCCACCAACTGACACCAAGCAACATCTCATCAACATAATgcatgtacaagtaatttATTAATTTATTGGGTTAACAGGTATACTAATGGTGGATGCAATAAATTTATTAACTGGTGGGTGCGTAACTATGGTCCATCATTTCCCACCAAATGCAAAGAATACCCTTGGGCAAAATCCTCCCCCATAAGCTGTTCTGGAACGGCAAAGACTCTCAATCCAGCCTCGATCAGAGCAGTTATAAAGGTTTCAAAGATGTCTGAAAGTCGTAGTTGCTGGGCCACCATGATGACCGTCTCTGGACCACTCACCAGCTTCAGGGTCTCCACAAACGGGTCGATGAGGTACTCGTTGTAGATGGTATCACAAGCAATGACTAGATCCGGATAGTGTCCTTCAAACACATTGTCTTTTATCTTGTTCCACGACTCCTCGGCATCTTCCCAATCCAGCTCCATACATTCCAATCTAtacttggccttgttggaCTGAGAGGGGATAGTTTGAGACTGGTAATGCGAGAGGTTTGTCTCAATGTTTTTCTTGGTCAACTTGAGCAGATGTGCCTGGTCAGTGGCCACATAGGTCTTTACTAGGGGAGCAAACACACAGGCCAGTAGTCCGGTAGCTCCGCATCCCAGTTCCAGCACAGACGAGGTATTTCCCGGCCCAAACAGCTTTGGAGTACATGACAGGTTGGCCGTTGAAGGAGTATACGTATAGCTGCTTTTCTTGCCCTTTTTGGCACTGTTTTTTGGCACTGTTGAACAGTCGAGAACCCACGAGGCAAAAATGGGCGAAACTTTCCACAGGACCGCTCCAGTAGTACTAGCGGCAGACGAGTTCAAAATGGCCGTGGATTGGTGCAGATCAATCTCGGTGCCGGACGCGTCGTGCGagaaggtcacgtgatcgcTCCCCGAGTTGACGAAGCCCAAGGACTGGGCATTTGCCGACCGTCTAGTGTGGGACGAGAAGAGCTCGTACACGTGGTCGGAGATGTTGTCCTGGGTGATTTCTTCGGTTCGGATCAAATCTTCCTTGAGCATGACTTGATGCGGGGTATCTTCACTATCTCCGGTTTCTGATTGAGACATGTTGGCGGTATATATAGGGGGGGTTCTTTAGTCCAATTGTACGGTATGTAGGGGTGTTTGTTGGTTAGTTTGGCGTCAATGTATATTGCCTTAGCGAGGCAATTTAAACTTCTTTATTGAGAATGACGTTGTAAAGTGAGGAGACGATATTTATAGAGAAAAGTGGTATAGTTCGATTCGTCTCACTTAAAGCTTTTGATTCATACCAAACATGTTCTGATTCAAGCACTTTTGTGACAAGCAAAGACATTGACACTTTGACCAATTGTTTTCACGAGAATTTAGGCTTCTGTCTACTCTCATCGGTGTGGTTTTTGAGACGCGCTTCTGGGGGGCTTTCGTGTTAAAAGTTTGGGGTCTAAAGATATAAATCAATTCTCCTCAATGAGAGCTTTCAATTTTACCAAATTTTAACTCGCTCAAATTtccacaaccccaacaacaaccGACACACCCTTGGATCCACTTGATGCAACCGTCCCCAACGGCGTGAACCTTGTGCGAAATAGGTCTGACAACAAGCACGAATTTAGTGGACTTTGGACGCAATAGTAGTACTAATTGGTGGTCACGAGTGAATCTCAGAGTAGCATATTGTTTTCCATCCCGCTGTAGGGAACTATaggcgtcacgtgacccaccGTGGTCTCTTCATGCACTGCCAATGTCTCATCTCGGAGATGGGGTTCGGAGATACGACCACTGTGCATGAGGTAAATACTGCCTTATGGTCCAATCACGTAGAGATTTGGTCAGTCGTGGGAATACAAATCCGGAGATGTTTCCGGTGAGAGCCAAGTATCTTGTACAGGTGTAGTTTATACGTCTCACCTCCTCTACCTGTAGCTATAACCTGGATGCTACAGTAGTCACAATTATCACCGGGTTCCTTCCAGAGGTTTAGGTGGTGATCTGTTGTTGATTCCCGACAGTTGGACCCCGTTGTGGGTGAAATTTTGAACATTGTATGTACCATTGCCAACTTGGAGCATGCTCAATTGTAGACACTTCTGCTAcaattacttgtaccacGGTTTAACTGGTGTACTGTACGCAAGGGTATGCTTGTATCTGTTCTACTTGTAAGGCAGTAActatgtatgtacactacagtagGCATAGTACATTACAGTATTTGTATGCACTGATGTGATACTACAAGATGTCGTTATAGATGGATTGCATGGTCACACAGCTCATATGTATTGAGCCCGTTGGTGGTGTGCTATAAGTATTGTACCGCTGATAAGCCCCTCACCAGTAGTTCAAAACTTGCTCCATCTCTCAGTGCTCTGTTAGAACTTGTGTCGTTATAGGCCCTCCTTCTGTAGGCTACTCGCACACTTTTGGAATATACAAAAGCTACTGTTTGTCGCCCTGGCTTCACTTTCACTTCCCACTCTCCCCTATTATAAGCTCATTATCATTTTGTTATATACTGTATTCGTATTGGTACTTTCTCGTActgtccttctccagaacgGCGTGTTTTCCGCTCGTGACCAACGGCATCATCACTTGCGCGTCTAGATGAGAttcttcttcagcagaGTCTCGGCAATCAGAATACCGGATCCGGCAGCACCAATGACAGTGTTGTGGGATAGAACGGTGAACTTGAAGTCGAGCACGGCGTCCTCTCGGACTCGGCCGACAGATGCGGCGTAGCCGTTGTCTCGGTTTCGGTCCAGACGGGGCTGGGGTCTGTCGGGCTGCTCAAGCAGGTGgatggccttcttgggggcGGAGGGACAGCCCAGCTTTTGTGGCTCGGACACGTAGTCGTTGagcaccttcttgacctcgtCGACGGAGGGCTTCTTGTCGGActtgaaggagaaggcgaCACATTCGGTGTGGCCGTCAATGACAGCCACTCGGTTGCAGGTGGCAGAGACCTTGAGCTCCGAGTCGGGAATGTTCTCAAAGGTGGCTCCGTCGGCGCTGACGTGGCCCAgaatcttcttggtctcccactccatcttgtcctcctcgcCGGAAATGTAAGGGATGAGGTTATCGAGAACATCCATGGAGGGGACACCGGGAGAGAAGCCAGCACCGGAAACGGCCTGCATGGTTGTGACAATGACCTTGTCAATGGGGCCAAAGGCGTCGaccagagccttgagaggGATCACAAGGCCGGCGGTAGAGCAGTTGGAGTTGCAGATCTGGTAGCCCTGCTTCTTGCCAGCCTTTCGGGCAGCAACCACTCGCTCGGAAAAGCAGTCCAGGTGCTCGGAGTTGGCGGTGGGGACAACCAGGGGCACGGTAGGCTCTCGTCGGTAGTTCTTGGCGTTGGAAATCACCACGAGACCGGCGTCAACAAAAGCCTTCTCAATGTCACCAGCGTAGTCGGCGTCCAGGCCGGAAAAGACCACGTCGCACTCGGCAAAGTTCTCGGGAGTGCACTCCTTGACCACGGTCTGGCCAGCAGCCTCGGGGAGAACATCCGTCTGCTTCCAGTCACAAGCATCAACGTACTTCTTGCCGGCAGatcgagaagaagctccCAGAACAGACAGCTCGAACTCGGGGTGCTccgagagcagcagaatgaaTCGCTGGCCCACAGATCCGGTGGCACCGAGAACTCCAGCCTTTTTAGTCTTGAccattgtgtttttgtgtaGTTGTGTAGTGGTGTTGTaggggtacaagtacaggttACAGGTGGAGTATTGATCCAGGGACCAGGATATATTGGGTCTGACAAACTTCACAGCAAGTGTGAAACTTTATTCCACGCCACTAGTGTAGCActttgtcacgtgatccgaGAGGAGCGTCGGGTGGCAAAGTGGTTAAATCAACAAAACGGGGGTTAATTTACAATATCCGGCTTCAAAAATCTCGATTTGGACGACATTAAGCCAGTTCGGTGCTTCTCAAAAATCCGTATGACTCAATTAACCTTCTTCGGCTAATTAGTCATTTAGTCATacttgaaaaaaaacataaaaaaaaataaaaaaaaatgctACTACGTAACAAGATATGGCATTTTTACTACGCATATCGTATTTAACACTCTTTGTATTATTTGTTTATTCGATTGtatcttctcctcccacACACACCTTCGCTACATAGCCCAATTTCACCTTCCACTCCGATATCGGGGTTCGATCTGCAGAGCAGCCACCAGTAAGTACTATCGTGTCATGTGTTCAATCTCCAGTGCAACCAATAAAAGTACAGTTTATCTATTTAGCCACCCTCACCATATGTATGTAATCATCGGGCAGCTGTCTACCTGTCTGCACGCCCGACTCGACGTCGACTCCAAAGCTCGTCTCGATAATCACATGTCCATGCACTTTAGGGTCCTGATGATACTCCTTGAGCCGGGCAAACaaacgagaagaagggctgGTTGAAACCGCAGTTTTGAGAACAGATTCGAAAAGACCACTTTTCTGAAAATTCCACCGTTTCTCCTTGGCAAGGATGTCCCTGGTTGTGCACTGATACCACATGTCTCCTGCCTTGATTTTGGGAGCCTTCTCCAACGGCTCATAACCAACAAACCACATTTCCGGAAACTGCAAAAACTCCTTCATTTTCTCACTCTCAGCTGGACCAACTAGAACGGCTCTCATGTGGGGCCATTCTCCCCGTTTCAGCATGTTGATCCATGGCGTGAGCTTGCCAGAAGACACTCCGAGTCTCCGGAGATCCAACACAGACAGGGTCTTGAGTGTAGGCAGGGATGAAAGCACATTTTCGGCCACTCTTTTGCCAGAGTATGACAAAATCAGATGGTTTCTGAACGGGATTTCGTCTTTGGTCGGAGAGAGCACCGACTGCAGGTAACTGATGTCCTTCTTTGCGGGAGGAGCCTCAATCAGCTGCAGCCGATGGTGAGAAGTAATCACGTGTTTAGGCCGACTATCGCCTTGCAAATGACACGAAAACTGTGCCCTATGGCCAAAAGCAGCCgcaaaacaaacaaaaatgGCAAATGTGTCCTTGTGGTGCTCCAGGATGGCGTTCCAGATGTTCCCCCAAAAGTCCCAGCCTCTCTTGGATTCTGCAATCATCTGAGGAGGCAGTCTGTCCGAGTTTTCACCAACTTTTCGAGTACATATATCCACCAGAGTCTGGACAATTATCGGAGCGTCAGCAGTTGGGGGATTAGGTGGGCACACAAACCACCAATGGACTGTGGTGAACGGCTCAACTACGTACTCGATACACTCCAGAGTAAAAGTCTTTTTGGAACATGTGGTATTCTTGGATAATGAGGTATTCTTGGAAGAGTTCATTGTACTCTGTGAAGACTCAGGAAATGAACCGATCTCGAACAGGGCTTCGTTGAAGGACACCTCCACTTCGTGTCTGGACATGGACGTGTTTGCGTTTGTATCTTCGTTTTCGGCGTCGTGAGGCACTTCAGGATAGTCACTAGGGATGGTTTCTGAGCACGGAGAAGTGACGCCATAGGTTTCATATTCGTCGGAACCgtatttatttttgtcGGAATGGGTATCATTGGCTTCCTCgtcctctctctcctcttggtcctctctctcctcttgGTCACCCTCGCTCTCACTCTCATTCTCCTCCAGTTCACTATCTGTACCATCCAATGGATACTGTTTGGAGAAAGATTTCCTGACGGACCTGCTTCTCTTGGTTGATTCGTTGGACTCCGACTCATCAGACAAGTCCCCAATCTCTACCTGaatctcgtcgtcctcgtcttccagaCCAGACACAGATTCACTCTCAGACCCACTGCCAGACTCCGTGTGAGTGCCGTCTTCAGAAGGGTAGTCTAAAATATCGTCCGAATCTCTTCCGGTGTCTGGAGTGATAACGACTATTCGAGGCTGTGGATTCTGTCGAACCGCCCGGACAGGATTGGCCCGTCTGCCCTGTTTGGCCTGCACAACTTTTAGAGCTGGAGACTTTGAAGCAGGAACCTTTGAAGCAGGAACCTTTGATGCAAAAGCCTTTGAAGCCTTTGCAGTCTGCTGGATGTTCTCATCTAGTTTAGCCCGCCTTAGTTGTTTGATCAGCTCAACAGTTTCAACAGCAGGAACCTTCCAGGGGCCCTGCATGGCTTCCTCGCTCTCGACTTGTTCTTTTAGACTGGGACGACAATTGGAAGTCGAGGCAGGGCCAGACGTCAACTGATGAGGACAGTTCTGCTCCCCTGAACCCCCCACCTCTTCTACACTTCCCTGACAAACTGCATCTGCAAACCGGTCTCCAACATGGTCCAACGAATCACTCTGCGGAGGTTCCTCAATCGGCACCGAGACATAGACCTTGTCTGAAGACTTTTCTTTCGGAGTTCCGTTAGGAACCTCAGAGTTGTACCGTCTATCTGGACTCGGACACTCGCCCCAGCTCTTGGAATTCTCAAGCACATCCCGCAGAATCTTTTGAGACTGCTCAAAGGCacgttttttttcctcGAAATCAGCTAGAGCCATCTCTACTGTCATGTTGAAAGCCTCGTCAGACTTTTCAATCTTGGGCCCGGTGGGCTCTTCGGGATCTACAAGGTACGGCTCTCCAAATGGCCCAAGATCGTCCTCGTTTGCCCATACCCTCTCCGCAGTTGTTTTCGACTCTTTCAGATTGGCTATCAGACTCTGATTCACATAGCCACTGTCTTCCGGCAGAGTGATATCAGTGTCCAGATCGCCTTCTGAAACATCTTCAACCCTAGGAtcttgaccacctccgTATCTGTCCTGCGACACGGGAGGAAAAGGCGAACTATCTGGACTCAAGTTCAACTGATCAGAGTCCCAGAATCGAACTCCCCCGGTCTTCTCGTCTTCAAAAGCATTCCCAAAGCCGCTGTCAAACACCCGTCCTTGTCCTGCAACAGAAGGTCTTCTCTCGTTCGCCCTGGAACGCTTCGTATCGGGAGGTGTAAGCGGGTGATTGGGATTGAAATAGTCCTCGACGTTTGATTGCCGGTTAGGAATATGACCGACGCGCTCTCCGTGAGAGTATTGGCGTTTCGGAGGCATCTGTCGTTGTCGCTGACTCAAGACAATTCCCAGTCTtcgtggagaagacaatCTGAAGTTCGCTTTCTTTAAAAACACTGCGCCATTCGTCTACATTTAGACAGATACCGAATACAGACACGCTTCTACAATCGAGATCTCAATAGCACTACCCTTGACTCATGCAAAGGTCCACAAGAGGAATATCCAGTTTCCGTCTGGACTCACCCGTGGACTAAGAAGGAAGGTCCAGCCTCGCATGAAAGACAGCCGTCAAACATATCTCCATCCAATTATAGATATGTAGGATCGCAGACCATATCAGTCTGccacatacttgtaccagtagcggtactgtactgtcGTTTTAGCCATATCAGTTATCTTATACATGTAATTAGCATTATGCAGTGTGTGACGACGCGCCAGTGCAAAGGTCGGAACTAATACCGACACTCCCAGTGCTCCTCGGCGTAGTCCTTCAGTAGCTCATTCAGTCCCTTGCCTCCATAGTCGGTCAGCCGCTCAAAGTAATCAGGCCGGTCAAGAGCATACAGCGCCTCCTGAATAAAGGGGGCAATGAAGTCGTAGAAGACCAGATCAACATACTTGACGTCGTCCGGAGGCATCTCTGTCTGAATGGCATTAGGAAGCTCGTAGTAAGGAAGAGCCCAATGAGGAGtatcatctccatcatgcCCGTAGTCGTCCAGAGTCACGTATCCAGGCAACAGGCCCTTGGTGTCTGCAGCATGGAACATGTCACACTCCTGGGGGATCTCCTCAGGCACCATGTGACCACTTCCCAAAATATGCGCCTTTCGGTTCAGGTACGGCAAAATGTCATGGGCCGTGTGAATGTCTATATTGGGAAGGTATACCCAGTTATTGGGGAAAGGAGACACCACAAAGCCGGTATTACGTGTGTAGGGgcccttgagcagatcgaAACGCAGACCGCCGGTGTTGGTGATAATCACTCGGTCACCCGTAGCTCCCTCGGCAGTGCCATTCAGAGTTGGGAGCACCTCGTCAGCAATGAGACTGAGCAGAGAAGACGGCCCGGGGAATTTTGCGCCATTGGTGTAATAGTTTTCGGGCACACATCCATACACTTCTTTCAGatcgagcttcttcttgatgcGGCTCAGCTGCCGAGTAAGGCTCTTGCCCAAAGCGGTGTCCCACTTGGAATGGTCGGGGTCATGTGAGGCGTGGAACTTGAGACCGTCAATATGGAAATCAATATATGACCGGGACGAAGAGGTGGACTCCTGACCAGTGACATTAAGAGACAGCCATCCCAGAGTTTCCAGGAACCGGCCTCCCTGGATGCCGTACACGTCAGAGGGGCCGTCAAACTCTCCATTCAGCTGGACGGCGTCTCTGACGTGAGAATGGCCACCTAGCAGCACCAGAGGCTTCTTTGTTCGCTTTCTGATGGCCTCAATCAGCTGAGGGAATTCCCATGATCGTAGGGGAATGTGGCCTATCACCGCCACCACGTCGTACTCCTCGTTGTCCAGAGCGTCCAGAAACCATTGCTGCTTGACGGCATCTCTGACCTTGGTGACTCGAATGTTATTGGGATGCAGGTCAAAGTCATAGAGGAAGCCAAAAGTGAGGATCCGACGAGTTTTGCCGTCTTTGTAATGCGACCGCTCGATCACCTTGTATCGGTTACCGTAGGGACGCCATTCGCCTCTCCAAATCTCCACGTTACCACTAAGGTACTTGTCTCCTAGATGCTGTGACACCTCCTCGTACTCCAACGTGGCCACCTCTGTGTTGTAGAGCTCGTGGTTTCCGACCGTGACGGCGTCAAAGGGCATTTCGCGAAACAGCCGTCGCGAATAGTGGCCTCTCGGGGTAGAGGCGTCCGAAACCCCGTTGCCATCATGCTTGTCTCCCGAGTCAAAAAACAGCAAATTCGGGTACTTTTTCTTCATGTGTTGGTGGAAGCTGGCGAGATCGCCCCAGTCGCCAAAGTAGGTCTCACCGCTCTGCTCAAACCAGCCGTGGGTGTCTGTGGTCTGTAGAAAGGTGTACTCGCCGGGAGTCAGAGCACGTCTGTCGGGACGTTTGAGTGCAAAAATCTGCTGGCCCGTAGCTGCTGAGGCCACGGAATGCACCGCCAGCGCCAGCACTGCCAGATTCAGTTTCATATTGTGTAGTTAGAGAGCGTTCGTAGCCTTGTAGACAGTGGTGGTCAATCTTCGTTTCTGTGGCGACGCATTTAACCTGGATATGCACGTATATGCATATACGTTGACAGATAACGGAACGTGAGGCGAAGTTGGAATTTAATTTGATTAACCGAAATGAAACGATATATTCGAGAATACACCGAGCGGTGAAAGTGCAAGTGTCGAGATGGAAGAAACCTGAGTACCTTGGAGGGTATAAGCACAAGTCCTACAATCTTTTGCGCCTGTCAAATTATCAAACTGgagagtacatactcgtagtTACAGTAGGAGGTAGAACAGTCTGAGCACAGGGTCAACCAATAGTTGACAGCGGTTCCATGAGTACAATATAATTTATGTTGCACTATTGGCCGGGTATTGTCAAGGCCGTCCATAATGCTCTTCAGGACCTACTCTGGCTCTACAGAGGGTGTCGTAGATCTGATTCATGGATGCAACGTGGGCACCTCAAATAATGGCATATGAAATGAAGAAGATAGCATAGGTCTTGTGGAAACATGATCAGCTGGTATGAAAcaaagtacatactatactATCTATAGTGCTCCTCTTCTCATTTACCTGGTTAGTCTACGAATATTGGAGGACAGTACGACGATAAAAGCCTGCGAAATTAATGTGGAGTTGTGAAATATCGCCAAATGACGTCGGaaaaacagctccagaaacGTCCTCTGAATACCAACTTCCAAAGACATTGAAACTACAATAGACAGACACCAACCAACTGTCAATCAAGCTAATTGTATGTAATTAATCTCATATTGTGGTTGAAAAAATCCACTTACATACACTGGTTCACATGTCGATATGTACAGTGGTTGTTCTTGGCCCTATCTTGCCTCTTCTATCTCCGCAATCTCCGTCGGGTGCAATGTGACCTGAATGAAAGTAAAAGAAGTTCGAGAGCCTAGTCACAGCTTGACGAACGTCCAGGAAGATAATATTGACATTTTACTTCTTTTCTTTGCCCTTTGTTTCCCTTCATTTCCCTTAGTTTCCCTTCATTTCCCTTTGTTGCCCTTGGTTACTCTCCAACGCTCGGGTTGCGATGACCTACTAGTCTGAAGAGTGGCGTCCACAATGGGCCAGTAGGCCATCTATCAATCCACTTCTTCCCTGATTACAGAAAAAGTCGATCCACGGACGCCTTGGATTTCTCTTCACCTCTGCTGTCTCTGAGGGACACACAGGTCCAACTGGTCCCATAACAACTCGATTCGAAGCAAAAAAGGTACTGGAAAAGTAACAACACTCTCTGGTGTCAAGGGCCCGTGCCAAAAGCCCTCGTATCGAGTTGCTCCACCCCCGGCACCTTCTTTTCCACTGCCTATACCGTTATACGAGTAACACGGACTTAACTGTATTGTTATGGAGGCCAGCTTGTTAATGTTTGTCTCGACGTCGGGGTCGAATCCAATCGGACCGGAAGTTTCGAGGAACCCCGGAAGTTGGTTATTTACTCAACCGGAGTTGAAAAAATGTTGATCGGAGGGGAGCTTCAAATACTACTAAGCATCAAAGAGGTCAACCCCGCCCGTCTACAACCAGTGTTCGTACCTGAAACCTGTACACTGTaaagagtacgagtactgcCTCTCTTTCACAGCCGCCGTGTCCTATCTTATCACTGCTCTACAATCCAACTGCTGTTCTACctatctctctctctctctctctctctctctctctctctctcttctctctctcttttctctctctctctctctctctctctctctctctctatcTTTAGTCAGCCTCTCAACTGTACAGTCTACTCCTTGTTACCAGCCCTCCAAAGAGGACACGGCATCTCTCTGTTGCCACAAGACAAGGTCACTCCACCCCTCCACCCTCTCCACCCTCTCCACCGCCTCGGTCACTCGACCTTCCATGCGGGTTCCGTATTTCTTTTCCGCGTTTGACCCGATTTTCGGTCATTTTAGATATTCTAATTCCAAGCACGTCACTACACCCTCCCCATGACTTTTACCCCAGGTCAAGCCGCTCTATATCGAGTGACTTTTGGTCATCTGAGAAAATGCCGTCCCTTCACATGTCCGCTGCTTAGCCGTTAAACTCTGATGATTAACATGTCCGGAATATACGCGGGGGGCAGTGTAGAGAGCGGAAGAGGCGACGAAATGGAGGAGGGACTTGTAGAATCGGATATTTGGGCCGGACAGATGAAAATCCACCCTTCATTTTCTCAATCGGAGCAAAACTGACCAAACTGGCCTCGTCCTGATTTTTCCACTGTTTTTGTTCATCATACCAACATACCAACTCTATCTACAGTGGGACCCCACTGATACCGGTCTAGAAGATGCTGTAGAGGTCGTAAAGAGAAAATAAAATGGAATATGGACTTACCAGGGTCTTTTTCAATCCATTCCGACCCTTTTCAAGGCCCCTTTATCCCCAAATTCTCCCCGTAATCCCTTCCTAACACTCTCGACCAAACTTTGGACACTCTCTTGTCCGAAATTTTGCGTGATACCCACGTCGTCATTCATATAAAATTCACCCCGctttctgtgtctgtatatatatatataaaagCCTGGCTTGGCGTTCGAGGCTCGTTCTCATCTACCCGTTAACCCCCCCGCACACACAATACTCACAAAATGATTCGAAGAGTGGACAAGCACCCAT from Yarrowia lipolytica chromosome 1D, complete sequence encodes:
- a CDS encoding uncharacterized protein (Compare to YALI0D13618g, no similarity), giving the protein MPPKRQYSHGERVGHIPNRQSNVEDYFNPNHPLTPPDTKRSRANERRPSVAGQGRVFDSGFGNAFEDEKTGGVRFWDSDQLNLSPDSSPFPPVSQDRYGGGQDPRVEDVSEGDLDTDITLPEDSGYVNQSLIANLKESKTTAERVWANEDDLGPFGEPYLVDPEEPTGPKIEKSDEAFNMTVEMALADFEEKKRAFEQSQKILRDVLENSKSWGECPSPDRRYNSEVPNGTPKEKSSDKVYVSVPIEEPPQSDSLDHVGDRFADAVCQGSVEEVGGSGEQNCPHQLTSGPASTSNCRPSLKEQVESEEAMQGPWKVPAVETVELIKQLRRAKLDENIQQTAKASKAFASKVPASKVPASKSPALKVVQAKQGRRANPVRAVRQNPQPRIVVITPDTGRDSDDILDYPSEDGTHTESGSGSESESVSGLEDEDDEIQVEIGDLSDESESNESTKRSRSVRKSFSKQYPLDGTDSELEENESESEGDQEEREDQEEREDEEANDTHSDKNKYGSDEYETYGVTSPCSETIPSDYPEVPHDAENEDTNANTSMSRHEVEVSFNEALFEIGSFPESSQSTMNSSKNTSLSKNTTCSKKTFTLECIEYVVEPFTTVHWWFVCPPNPPTADAPIIVQTLVDICTRKVGENSDRLPPQMIAESKRGWDFWGNIWNAILEHHKDTFAIFVCFAAAFGHRAQFSCHLQGDSRPKHVITSHHRLQLIEAPPAKKDISYLQSVLSPTKDEIPFRNHLILSYSGKRVAENVLSSLPTLKTLSVLDLRRLGVSSGKLTPWINMLKRGEWPHMRAVLVGPAESEKMKEFLQFPEMWFVGYEPLEKAPKIKAGDMWYQCTTRDILAKEKRWNFQKSGLFESVLKTAVSTSPSSRLFARLKEYHQDPKVHGHVIIETSFGVDVESGVQTGRQLPDDYIHMVRVAK
- a CDS encoding uncharacterized protein (Compare to YALI0D13640g, similar to Saccharomyces cerevisiae YHR202W; ancestral locus Anc_4.381, similar to uniprot|P38887 Saccharomyces cerevisiae YHR202w), translated to MKLNLAVLALAVHSVASAATGQQIFALKRPDRRALTPGEYTFLQTTDTHGWFEQSGETYFGDWGDLASFHQHMKKKYPNLLFFDSGDKHDGNGVSDASTPRGHYSRRLFREMPFDAVTVGNHELYNTEVATLEYEEVSQHLGDKYLSGNVEIWRGEWRPYGNRYKVIERSHYKDGKTRRILTFGFLYDFDLHPNNIRVTKVRDAVKQQWFLDALDNEEYDVVAVIGHIPLRSWEFPQLIEAIRKRTKKPLVLLGGHSHVRDAVQLNGEFDGPSDVYGIQGGRFLETLGWLSLNVTGQESTSSSRSYIDFHIDGLKFHASHDPDHSKWDTALGKSLTRQLSRIKKKLDLKEVYGCVPENYYTNGAKFPGPSSLLSLIADEVLPTLNGTAEGATGDRVIITNTGGLRFDLLKGPYTRNTGFVVSPFPNNWVYLPNIDIHTAHDILPYLNRKAHILGSGHMVPEEIPQECDMFHAADTKGLLPGYVTLDDYGHDGDDTPHWALPYYELPNAIQTEMPPDDVKYVDLVFYDFIAPFIQEALYALDRPDYFERLTDYGGKGLNELLKDYAEEHWECRY